In Streptococcus porcinus, the genomic window ACTATCTCTTTATTAGAGTGCTTAAAATCATTAAAGCAGAAGATTATAAACTAGACATCTAATTAAGGAGAAAAAAATGAAAATAAAATTATTCAATGTTCGTGGTGAAGAAGCTGTTTTAGCAGAACAATGGGCAAAAGTTAATCAGGTTGAACTGTCACTTGATCAAGGACCTCTAACTCCAGGTACAGCCAAAGAAGCGCAAGGTTTCGATGGAATTGCTAATGCTCAGATTGAACCACTTGACGACTCTATTTATCCTATTTTAAAAGAAATGGGAATTAAGCAGATTGCTCAGCGCAGTGCAGGAGTTGACATGTACAATCTCGAATTAGCTAAAGAAAATGGGATTATTATTAGTAATGTCCCAAGCTATTCACCCGAATCGATAGCTGAGTTTACAGTAACTATTGCTTTGAACTTGATTCGTAAAGTAGAACTTATCCGTTCAAACGTTAAAGAACATAATTTCACTTGGGATCTTCCAATTAGAGGGCGCGTGCTTGGCGATATGACTGTTGCTATAATAGGTACAGGACGTATCGGACTTGCTACTGCTAAAATCTTTAAAGGTTTCGGTTGCAAAGTGGTAGGGTATGATATTTATCAAAGCCCAGCTGCTAAAGAGGTTTTAGAATATAAAGACTCAATTTTAGAAGCTATCCAAACTGCAGATGTGGTTTCACTCCACATGCCCCCTACATCTGATAATAGTCACTATTTCAATGCTGAATTATTTAAACAATTTAAAAAAGGAGCTATACTTTTAAATATGGCTCGAGGTGCTTTGATTGATACAGCTGATTTACTAGCTGCTTTAGATCAAGGACTTCTTGATGGTGCTGGAATTGATACGTATGAGTTTGAAGGTCCCTATGTTCCTAAAAACTTTAAAGGAAAAGCAATTACTGACGACCTGTTCCTTGATTTAATTCATCATCCAAAGGTCATCTACACTCCTCATGCCGCTTATTATACAGATGAGGCTGTTAAAAACTTAGTTGAAGGTGCTCTAAATGCAACTGTTGATGTCATTAGGACTGGTACAACAACAATGCGTGTTAATTAGGATTATATCCGTTAGGCAGATTAATATTTTCTGTTTTAACGGACTTTTTTTGTTTTATCTATTTAAAAAGACTTTTCGAATATTTTCCTTTATAATGGACTTTTATGCTTTTTCCTGTTATAATGTAACTTAAAAAAGGAGAACACGATGGTATATTTAGCACTTATTGGAGATATTATTCAATCCAAGCAACTATCTCAGCGTTCAGAAGCACAAGAGCGATTGAAGACTTGTTTAAAGCGCTTGAATGAGCTCTTTAAACCTTATATAATCTCTAATTTTTCTCTTACACTTGGAGATGAGTTTCAAGGACTAATGAAAATTGATGCTCCTATCTTCTATCTAATTGATTTAATTAATGACGAAATGCGTGATATCCCAATGAGGTATGGGATTGGAGTGGGTGAAATCCTTACTGATATTAATCCAGAAATTAGCATCGGAGCAGATGGCCCTGCTTATTGGTACGCTCGCGAGGCTATTAAGTTCATTCATCAAAAAAATGATTATGGCACCACCCAAATTGCTATACGAACAGGAGAAATAGAGGAAGATGTTTTTTTAAATAGCTTGTTATCAGCAGGAGAGGCAATCAAATATAATTGGCGAGCTAGTCAATTAGAGGTCTTTCATACGTTATTAATATCTAATATTTACCAAGAATATTTTGATCAACAACAATTGGGTAAGCTTCTTGGCCTATCTCCAAGCGCCTTATCAAAACGTCTGAAAAGCAGTAACCTCAAAATTTATTTAAGAAGTCGTCACAGTGCCCAGCAATACATCCAGCAAAGATTTGGAAAGGAGATAGACAAATGATTGAAGGTCTAGCCCCATTCTTACAAACTCATCCATTACTTACCATATTGTTAATTTGTCATTTTTTATCTGACTTTCATTTTCAAAGTCCTGAAATAGCTGATAAAAAAGAAACAAATCTTCGTTACCTTGCTTATCATATCCTTGGAGTTGCAGCCCCCTTAATTATTTTGACTTGTTTGGTTCCTAAGGTATGGTTAATTTCTTTTCTAATAGTGGCTAGTCATAGTCTCATTGATTTGTGCAAATCTAAAGTGATTAAGCTATTCCAATGGAAGCAAGCGTGGATTTTTTTGTTGGATCAATTTACTCATATCATGATTATTGTGTATACAAGTAGTATTTTGACTCCTAATGCCTTACCTCAATGGATAAGTCATAAGTTTCTACTGACAATTCTCTTCCTTATTTTAATAACAAAACCGACCAATATTTCCTTTAAAATCTTTTTTAGCAAATATCAACCTGAACAAGGGCAAAAGATGGATACTATCCGGGGAGCCGGAGCAACAATTGGTATTTTAGAAAGAATAGTGATTGGCATTTGTATGATAATGGGACAATTTGCCTCTATAGGACTTGTTTTTACCGCTAAATCAATTGCTCGGTATAATAAAATTTCAGAAAGTCCGGCCTTTGCAGAGTATTATCTAATTGGTTCACTTTTTAGTATATTAAGTGTCTTCTTGTCAGCATGGATTTGTTTCTTTTAACATAACTATAGATATGTTAAAAACTATCGGACTTTTGCTTTTATTGGAAATTCTGCTATAATATAGCAAGTAAAATTTAAAGAAAGATTTGTGGGAAGGAAACTTTCCAAAGAGGTATTAGTCTATTGTCTCAATCTTATATTAACGTTATTGGAGCAGGTTTAGCTGGCTCAGAGGCCGCCTACCAAATTGCTAAGCGTGGTATTCCTGTAAAGCTCTACGAAATGCGAGGTGTTAAACAAACCCCTCAACATAAAACAGATAACTTTGCTGAATTGGTTTGTTCGAATTCTTTTCGTGGTGATAGCCTTACCAATGCGGTAGGACTGTTGAAGGAAGAGATGCGCCGTCTAGATTCCATTATTATGCGTGCTGGAGAAGCACATCGCGTTCCAGCAGGTGGTGCTATGGCAGTTGACCGCATTGGCTATGCAGAAGCTGTTACTGCTGAGTTGGTGAACCATCCTCTCATCGAGGTTATCCGTGGTGAAATCACGGAAATACCTAATGATGCTATTACAGTTATTGCAACAGGTCCTCTAACATCAGATGCTTTGGCTGAAAAAATTCATGCCTTAAATGGTGGCGATGGTTTTTATTTCTATGATGCCGCAGCACCAATTATTGATAAATCAACCATTAACATGGATAAAGTCTACCTCAAGTCTCGTTATGATAAAGGTGAAGCTGCTTACCTTAACTGTCCGATGACCAAAGAAGAATTTATGGCTTTCCATGAAGCTTTAACAACAGCAGAAGAAGCACCACTTAACTCGTTCGAAAAAGAAAAGTATTTTGAAGGATGTATGCCAATTGAGGTGATGGCGAAACGTGGGATTAAAACAATGTTATATGGACCAATGAAACCCGTTGGATTAGAGTATCCAAAAGACTATACCGGACCACGTGATGGGGAGTTTAAAACACCCTATGCAGTTGTACAATTGCGTCAGGATAATGTTGCTGGAAGTCTCTATAATATGGTCGGTTTCCAAACACACTTGAAGTGGGGCGAACAAAAACGTGTCTTCCAAATGATTCCTGGTCTTGAAAATGCAGAATTTGTTCGTTATGGAGTCATGCATCGTAACTCTTATATGGATTCTCCAAACTTACTCAAACAAACTTTCCAATCACGCGCCAATGACAACCTTTTCTTCGCTGGTCAAATGACGGGAGTAGAGGGATATGTGGAGTCAGCAGCTTCTGGTCTTGTTGCGGGTATTAATGCCGCGAAGAAATTCAAGGGAGAAGCAGAAGTTATCTTCCCAGAAACAACAGCCATTGGATCTTTACCACATTATGTAACTCATGCTGATAGTAAACATTTTCAACCCATGAATGTTAATTTTGGTATCATTAAAGAACTGGAAGGTCCACGGATTAGAGACAAAAAAGAACGTTATGAAGCAATTGCTGCAAGATCACTTCGAGAGTTAGAAACTTTTCTAGCACACTAAAAAAATAGGTTTTGGAAATATTCCAAAACCTATTTTTTATAAAAAGGAAACTTGGCATGCTTTAGACTATCAAAGATAGTAGCTATTTTTTGGTTTCTTTCAACAATACGAAGATTCTCTTGATCAAGAATTTCTTGACTTTTTTCTAAAACATCGTAAGTAACGTAGTAGAGTTTTATAAGGCTTCCAAGAGGATGTTGACCAGATTTTGGAGACATTGCAACGACTTCATCTAAAGATGAGCTTAACCATTTTTTATTTGGACGAGCTGGTATAGTAGCGACTACAAATCCTTGTGTTTCTAGATATTTTCGCGCTTCTTCGACAGGCATATTGATGACATTATCAAGTTTTCGCAGACTTTCTTGCTTCTGATGTCTGTGATCCATATATTTTTCGATGATTGGACGACTATTGTCAATCCCTTTACCAATTAATTCAGTCGTGTCTGGGATAATAGACATCACCTTGGCTATTCTTCCTAACGATAGTTTAATTTTTTTAGCCATAGATCACTTCTCCTCGAATTTTTCTTAACTCTATTATAGCAGAAGGTGGTCTTTTTTCAGTCAAAGAAACTTACAAAATTGTAAGTTTTCAGGCACAGCTTGTAAGTATAACTGGGTTTTACAAAGGTTATAATAAAAGAGAAATAAGGTACACCCCTTTTAAAAAAAGATATAATGATACAAGGAGTAAAAAGCTATGCTATTAGATATACAACATTTGGAAAAAGTTTTTCGTACACGATTTTCAAAAGAAGAGACGAGAGCTCTACAAGATATCGATTTTAAAATTGATAATGGTGAGTTTATTGCAATTATGGGCGAGTCTGGTTCAGGGAAAACAACGCTATTAAATATTTTAGCTACTTTAGAAAAACCAACCAGTGGAGCAGTTTTGCTAAATGGCGAAGATATTACTAAAATAAAAGAAAACCACTTAGCTCACTTTCGTTTACATAATTTAGGATTTGTTTTCCAAGAATTCAACCTCTTAGATACCCTGTCAATTAGAGATAATATTTTTCTACCTTTGGTTCTAGATCGAAAACCCTATAAAGAAATGAGTCAGCGTTTAGACCAGATTGCTCCAAAACTTCGCATAGAAGAATTATTAGATAAACGACCTTTTGAAATTTCAGGAGGGCAAAAGCAAAGGGTAGCCATTGCAAGAAGTTTAATCACTAATCCTAAATTACTTTTAGCGGATGAACCCACAGCTGCTTTAGACTATCGTAATTCAGAGGATTTATTGGATCTTTTTGAAGATATTAATATGGATGGACAGACAATCTTAATGGTTACTCATTCAGCGACTGCGGCTAGTCATGCTAAACGAGTGCTTTTTATTAAAGATGGGCGTATTTTCCATCAAATGTATCGTGGTGAAAAAAGTAATGCACAATTTAGTAAAGATATTTCCTTAGCCATGACTGGTTTGTTAGGAGGTGAGTGACATGTTTTACCTCAAGTTAGCTTGGAATAATCTCAACAAATCAAAAGTAGTAGTGGCTCCATTTTTATTGGCCAGTACGGTCCTATTTATGTTAAATAATATTGTGACCATTATCATGACTAGTCCTCTGTCTCGAAATATGCAAAACGGAAAAATCCTTTTAGGATTAGCAGCAATTATCTTGACTATATTTGCTACAATCATGGAAATTTATAGTTACAATTTTCTACTAAAACAAAGAAGTCGTGAATTTGGACTCTACAATATTCTAGGTATGAATAAGAAACAAATAGGATTAGTGCTAAGCTTTGAATTATGGATAATGTATTTAGCCATTGTGGCCATCGGATGTTTTGCTTCTTTTATTTTTTCACACCTTTTTTACCTTGTCTTTGTCAATTTAATCCATTACAATCAGCTACAATTGCAAGTCAATGGTAGTGCTTTTGCGATAACAAGTTTGATTTTTGCTTTAATTTCTGTAGTACTTACGCTAATGGGTCTGGTAAAAATTAGAAAAACTTCGCCATTAATGCTCTTTAGAGATCAAGAGCAAGGTGA contains:
- a CDS encoding ABC transporter ATP-binding protein, encoding MLLDIQHLEKVFRTRFSKEETRALQDIDFKIDNGEFIAIMGESGSGKTTLLNILATLEKPTSGAVLLNGEDITKIKENHLAHFRLHNLGFVFQEFNLLDTLSIRDNIFLPLVLDRKPYKEMSQRLDQIAPKLRIEELLDKRPFEISGGQKQRVAIARSLITNPKLLLADEPTAALDYRNSEDLLDLFEDINMDGQTILMVTHSATAASHAKRVLFIKDGRIFHQMYRGEKSNAQFSKDISLAMTGLLGGE
- the trmFO gene encoding methylenetetrahydrofolate--tRNA-(uracil(54)-C(5))-methyltransferase (FADH(2)-oxidizing) TrmFO: MSQSYINVIGAGLAGSEAAYQIAKRGIPVKLYEMRGVKQTPQHKTDNFAELVCSNSFRGDSLTNAVGLLKEEMRRLDSIIMRAGEAHRVPAGGAMAVDRIGYAEAVTAELVNHPLIEVIRGEITEIPNDAITVIATGPLTSDALAEKIHALNGGDGFYFYDAAAPIIDKSTINMDKVYLKSRYDKGEAAYLNCPMTKEEFMAFHEALTTAEEAPLNSFEKEKYFEGCMPIEVMAKRGIKTMLYGPMKPVGLEYPKDYTGPRDGEFKTPYAVVQLRQDNVAGSLYNMVGFQTHLKWGEQKRVFQMIPGLENAEFVRYGVMHRNSYMDSPNLLKQTFQSRANDNLFFAGQMTGVEGYVESAASGLVAGINAAKKFKGEAEVIFPETTAIGSLPHYVTHADSKHFQPMNVNFGIIKELEGPRIRDKKERYEAIAARSLRELETFLAH
- a CDS encoding PASTA domain-containing protein is translated as MAKKIKLSLGRIAKVMSIIPDTTELIGKGIDNSRPIIEKYMDHRHQKQESLRKLDNVINMPVEEARKYLETQGFVVATIPARPNKKWLSSSLDEVVAMSPKSGQHPLGSLIKLYYVTYDVLEKSQEILDQENLRIVERNQKIATIFDSLKHAKFPFYKK
- a CDS encoding DUF3307 domain-containing protein, whose protein sequence is MIEGLAPFLQTHPLLTILLICHFLSDFHFQSPEIADKKETNLRYLAYHILGVAAPLIILTCLVPKVWLISFLIVASHSLIDLCKSKVIKLFQWKQAWIFLLDQFTHIMIIVYTSSILTPNALPQWISHKFLLTILFLILITKPTNISFKIFFSKYQPEQGQKMDTIRGAGATIGILERIVIGICMIMGQFASIGLVFTAKSIARYNKISESPAFAEYYLIGSLFSILSVFLSAWICFF
- a CDS encoding D-lactate dehydrogenase — its product is MKIKLFNVRGEEAVLAEQWAKVNQVELSLDQGPLTPGTAKEAQGFDGIANAQIEPLDDSIYPILKEMGIKQIAQRSAGVDMYNLELAKENGIIISNVPSYSPESIAEFTVTIALNLIRKVELIRSNVKEHNFTWDLPIRGRVLGDMTVAIIGTGRIGLATAKIFKGFGCKVVGYDIYQSPAAKEVLEYKDSILEAIQTADVVSLHMPPTSDNSHYFNAELFKQFKKGAILLNMARGALIDTADLLAALDQGLLDGAGIDTYEFEGPYVPKNFKGKAITDDLFLDLIHHPKVIYTPHAAYYTDEAVKNLVEGALNATVDVIRTGTTTMRVN
- a CDS encoding SatD family protein produces the protein MVYLALIGDIIQSKQLSQRSEAQERLKTCLKRLNELFKPYIISNFSLTLGDEFQGLMKIDAPIFYLIDLINDEMRDIPMRYGIGVGEILTDINPEISIGADGPAYWYAREAIKFIHQKNDYGTTQIAIRTGEIEEDVFLNSLLSAGEAIKYNWRASQLEVFHTLLISNIYQEYFDQQQLGKLLGLSPSALSKRLKSSNLKIYLRSRHSAQQYIQQRFGKEIDK